ACctctggcaaggctcgagccccACCTAGGTTGTCAAATTTGGCAGGGCTCAAGCTTGCCGGTGTCGGGCCAGCTTGGCCTCGCCTGATCAAGTGAGGTAGAGCAGGCTGACAAGACTCGATCTTATCGGAATTTGACGAGCTTGAACCTTGCCAACATGTGCCAAGGCTCCAACTCATCTCTAGCAAGTTGCTAGCTGCTACTGTGGGCGGCGATtggtcaatgaagaagaagaagaaagagaaaaaaaaataaaaaaaaatcaattttaaaaaaataaaagaaacatgtATTGGATGAAAGGAAGTGAGGTGAAAGAAGGtacgaaaaatgttttcctctttctcaaaagtggaaaatattttctcttatgttagaggacttttttcctttcatgaaaaatgttttccccaatcaatttattttccataaaacaaacctcagaaaatccaaaaaatatttattgaaagtTATCTTCTGTAAAACGAATGGaattttacttctttttagATTCATTTCCTCAGGCCTTTCTAATCCTGTGCACTTTCAAAAGCTCTTTCGTTTTGTATCAACCACCCATTCAAAACCTCAATTTCGTTTTCTCTTTTCCACGTGGACGGATGATATTCCAATCCACCTAATACAATCGCGTCGAGTGTCATTAATTCTCCTTACATGTTCATAATGATAATGATTCTTCTTATTGTATTTTGATTTAGGCGaatgaaaatgtcaaattttaaCGGAATCCGAAAATCTCCCTCATAGATGTGCAAGCTTTATATTGTTTCGAAAATTCACATTAAACTGGATCTTTTCATACTTATTGTTTGGATGATATTTGGATAAGAAAACTTTATCATTCGGAATCTTGGAATTGGATCAAAAGAAAATCCCCAATCAAGGCTTGTTGCAGATAAGGATTAAGAAAATGTAGAAAAGTAGACCAAAAGCTTTTTTTTAACAAACTCGATCTGTTTAATTTGAACTTCCTCTCTTGCGCAAAAAGGTGACCATAAgggaaaggataaaaaaaaaaaaacaaaaaaagagttaTAAAAAATCCATGCCAGCACGCGTGATTATCTGGCcatttatatatacacacatatttTTGAAAGATCCTAGATAGTTGGTCCGATGTTAAAGCCGAGAATCGCTACATAttgaaataaaagttcaaaagaaaTGGAAGTTATTAATTCCTAACATATTCCTTTACAACCTTTGTgtatttatctttcttttttggttttttcccaAACTATCGTCCACCCTTCATAAAATTCACGATTTTAATGttaaaatgaccaaaaaataaaaattgatgcaatgaaaaatactaaattattacatttatgataaatttatcctaccAAAATCCCAAGCATATATAATTATGACAAATGTACTCTCGGTTAgattctgttaaattttacaaCTAAATTGCTAAGTTAGATGGCACACGTCAATTGATTGATGTattaatttagggttttgtCTTCTGTTTCATTATTAATCTAGTTTAACATAAACTAACAAATAATGAATTCGTCATAAAtatctcaatttgattttttttatggttaagaaattactttggagtaaatttattataaatatggtcgtttttcaaagtattttaaaaaaccggaaaaaaaaaaagaaaaatcaatccgCGTCGCGCCACTTCTCTCTCTACCCTTCCTGAAactccatcctctctctctctctctttctgctaCTGGAGCAAATCTCGCAGCCCTACTAACGGCAGTGCACGGCACTGGCATTCTGCGATGGACTCCATCGTCAAGCGAGAGCCTGACGAGTTCGTACGCACGCGCAGCGACCGTACGCCGATTTACATCAGCAGCGACGACCGCAACGACggcgtcgacggcggcggcggcgacgacgacgacgacgacgacgacagtGGATGCAGCGATCGCTCCGCCGGCGACGGCCGCTGTCCACGAGCCGCGGCGCTTGGCGCGAGCGCGAGCGCTCCGAAGCGCAAGAAGACGAGGAGCCTGAAGGAGATAGACCGTGACTTGGCGTTGAAGAAACCGAAGCTCGACGAGGAAGTCGTCGACTTCGCGGTTCCCGTCGATTTCCTCGCTCCGCTGCCGCCGTGCTCGCCCGTGGAGGCTGCTGTCGACGGCGACCGGACGATTCAGGCTCGTGCCGTGCGCCGGCAGTTCTGGAAGGCTGGGGATTACGAGGGGGAAAGCAATCGCGACGTTCTTGCTTCTCGCGATGGTACGCATTGTATTCATGACTGGTTTGGTCCGTATCGAAATGATTTTACACGACATTGTCTCCTTCCTACGCTGATAGAAGTATTTTCAGAGGCAATTCGCTGTCGTGTATTTTCCTTGTAAACGTGCATGGTCGTCCTGTTCCATTGATGCACTGTGGAAAAACAAGTTTCGATTTTGATCTTCACAAACTGTAAAACGGGCCGTTGTCTAACAACTTATAGCATGTCGATGTTTGCAGCTACAGGTCTTGAGTTTGATTTCTTCTAAGCATATTCTCTGGGGTGTGTCGACTGCGCTTGCATGTCTAACTGACCAATCCGCCTTCGTTTCTCTTATAATTTGGTGCTTCAGTTGGCATGGATCGTGTCAGAGTCCACCCCAAGTTTCTCCATTCCAATGCAACCAGCCATAAATGGGCTCTTGGAGGTATCCCTCTCTGATTAGCTAAACGCTGGAGTCTTAGTCCTTTCAgaacttttttgtttgtttgccGTATACGGCTTTGTGTATTAGGTGGAGCAATCTCACTTTCTAGAATTTTGATATGCAGCTTTTGCGGAGCTTCTTGACAACGCTGTAGATGAGGTAACGATATGAATCTTGTACATCTGTGCATCTGTTCACGGCGGACATTTCCTTACTATGATAACGGTAGGTTTGCAATGGAGCCACTTATGTTCACCTTGACTtgttggaaaataaaaggaagaatttCATAGCCTTGGTGATTGAAGGTACCCCTCTCccccttccctcctctctctctctttctctctctcacacccACTTAGCCACACAGAACACATGCTATGATATTTGTTTGTTTCACCAGTCACCATTCTTGCATTGCAACTCCCTGAAAATAGGCCTGTGATATATATTTGCAGCATAACCTTCATTTGCTAGCAAGAGCCAGCATTGTGTGTATTATGTTTAGATTACTTGACCATCTAATGATCTCAGAGAACAGATAATTTCATGTTATTAATTCTTTCACGATGACATTGTTGGAGAAGCTATCATGATTGTGTTTACCCTGATATTAACGAATGCACGTGCTGACTCGTTAACTGCAGATAATGGTGGAGGGATGACCCCTGACAAAATGAGGAAGTGCATGTCTCTCGGATATTCTGCCAAAAGCAAAGCTGCAAACACGATTGGTCAATGTGAGCTCTGCTTGTATTTCATTAACCCGTTTCTGTCTTCAGAAAgacaatatttaaaaaaggGTTTTATACTTATGcacctcctttttctttccttctttataGATGGAAATGGGTTCAAGACAAGTACCATGAGGCTGGGAGCAGATGTGATTGTATTCTCACGTAGTGGGAAATTAGGAGGAATGAGGTGTGTGTCTTCTATTTAGCATGGAAACTTAATTTCAAAGCTTGTTTTTGCTCCCTTGCTGATTGACTGTCTTTATAAGCTCTGCTATATATTTGGTCAAATGGAAATTcccaaaagaaattgaattatttccGCTATTAACTGAAGATTAGCATAGAATATCATGCTATAAAGTGCTTTGATAACTGAACACATATTATTCCTTCCAGCGCATCACAAAGCATTGGTATGTTGTCCTACACATTTCTAAGGGCAACAGGCAAGGAAGATATAATTGTTCCTATTGTAAGTATATTGAACTTTCATCCCAATTTAGTCTTTGATGCTCTTTTCACCAGcaattttttatagtaaaatggCACCATAAGAGAGCTAACCAATGTAACTGATTAGTAGGTATATCTCATACTCTATAAGGTCTATCAAAGACTGTAGCCAGTAAAGAAACTCTCATGTCACCAAAAGTTTAATGTGGGTATAAATCTATTTCCATAAACCAAAGAGGCGTTTTCTCTATTTTAAAGGATTCCCATCCcggtttttccatttttatctttACTAGTTTCTGTTGGGATGAAAAAGTCCTTGTCAAGAAATGGATGTGTTTTCACAGATCTTTTTCACCAACGAGTCCAGCCACTTTTGCTCAGTTATTATGTCTTTCATCCTCTATTCTCTGTTTATAGTTGTATTTGCATATTCAAGGAAACTCAAATTTCGACAATGGTGTGCAACGACAATGAGAGAACCTATTTGGGATGTCCAGATTGCAGGGTCCAGATATTTACATAGTACGATAGAATGCTGTTGATAGATATTTTAGCCCTACATCCTGTTGTCATCTTGTTAATGGCATAAGCAATGTCAGGTCTATCACTGCGGATTGCTAGTAATAATACTTTATCTTCAGTAAATGTATGAAGTGTAATAAATCTGAAACTTCCAATTGTGCAAGAAGTTATAAGTCTGATCTCTTGTCAGATGATATTGGGTGGTTGATGTGGGTGATTGCTGAGAAACAGGAAAGGTTGCCTTGTGTTTATTGTATCAATATCTACTACTTCGAAAGAATATGAGAAGCAAGTGCTTTCTTCTTTGTGCTAACTATCGGCCTATACTTAACAAGTCCGTTTAACATTGTCgaacaatttctgtaaaatctTTCTTGTGACTTGTCATTGGAAATTGTAAGGTTGATTACCAGAAAAAGGGACAAGAATGGAGCAAGATAATCAGATCTTCTACAGAGGATTGGAATAGAAACTTTGAAACCATTTTGCATTGGTCACCATTTGAAAATAAGGAAGAACTTCTTCAGCAGGTAACTTGGTGTTCTAAGAATTTCTCACCGATTTGTCCTTATTATTCTTCCACGTCACTCTGCTTCTATTTTGACATAGGAATGACATTTTCTGACGTGTATTATCTGTGGAAAAAAGAGGATTAGTTCTttcacatctcatgatcctcctcctcttcctggTCTTCCTATTATTTCGAGGTCATTCTGATTGAATGCTTTTGTTATTGTGTTAAATTTGGCTTtgacaattgatttcattatattaaatttGACTAGGCAGACCAAGTTATTCACCAGCATTATGGTTTAAAAGAGTTTCATGGAAGATTGCGAGCTGGCAGGAATTGTTTATTGATCTCTATTACTCTCTATGACTAATTCATGCTATTGCTTGCAGTTCAATTCGTTACAAAATCAAGGTACACGCATAATGATATATAATTTATGGGAAGATGATGACGGAAGTCTGGAACTCAATTTTGATACCAATCCTCATGTATGCCTTAAGCACCTTTACTTTCTTATGGCAAGTTTAACTTTAACCCTTACAAGGTCGAATACTGCTTGGTGAGTTCCTAAGTTGATGAATTTTACCTATGAATTTGCAGGATATTCAAATCAGGGGAGTAAAtcgggaagagaagaaaataaagatggCTAAACAGTTTCCGAACTTGAAACATTTTCTGACTTACCGACATTCGTTGAGGGTACATGTCATGTGATCAATTAAAACACCATAATTTTTAAGATATATGCAGTAGTGCCAGTAAGTTTTGTTGAATGGAGGATCTAACCAAGTTCTCACTTCTGTTTTGTTAGAAAGGGgtctgttttcttttcttgtaaaaCAATCTTCGTCTTGTGTCGAGTGTCTTGCAAACTGGGACCACCTTTCCAGTAATTTCCACGAAGCTTACTCAATCCATTGGTAGACTGATCTGGCTTCTtctatagaaatttttattacaCTTCAGCTTTCGGAGATGAGCAATATTCTAATATGTGCATCAAGAGGGTTTTTCCTGCATCCTGCCAGGAAGACATCCTGACAATTAGTATACTGCCGGGCATATGGTCTAGTTCTGTTTCTACTAATATTTGTGTCATGTGTATGGATGGACAGTGGACTCAAAAATGCGTGTGCTGGTTCACTGTGTCGCATCTATTCGACCTTTGTTATAGTGCTT
The nucleotide sequence above comes from Eucalyptus grandis isolate ANBG69807.140 chromosome 2, ASM1654582v1, whole genome shotgun sequence. Encoded proteins:
- the LOC104435666 gene encoding protein MICRORCHIDIA 7, translated to MDSIVKREPDEFVRTRSDRTPIYISSDDRNDGVDGGGGDDDDDDDDSGCSDRSAGDGRCPRAAALGASASAPKRKKTRSLKEIDRDLALKKPKLDEEVVDFAVPVDFLAPLPPCSPVEAAVDGDRTIQARAVRRQFWKAGDYEGESNRDVLASRDATVGMDRVRVHPKFLHSNATSHKWALGAFAELLDNAVDEVCNGATYVHLDLLENKRKNFIALVIEDNGGGMTPDKMRKCMSLGYSAKSKAANTIGQYGNGFKTSTMRLGADVIVFSRSGKLGGMSASQSIGMLSYTFLRATGKEDIIVPIVDYQKKGQEWSKIIRSSTEDWNRNFETILHWSPFENKEELLQQFNSLQNQGTRIMIYNLWEDDDGSLELNFDTNPHDIQIRGVNREEKKIKMAKQFPNLKHFLTYRHSLRSYASILYLRRPPDFRIILRGADVRHHSLVNDMMLSQKITYKPSNVADSVPNNSNMVASVTIGFVKDASYHIDVQGFNVYHKNRLIKPFWRVWNAAGSDGRGVIGVLEVNFIEPAHDKQDFERTIVLSKLEARLVVMQRNYWNTNCHHVGYAATQQSKKSVSSQMKGSNKSKSCSPSVGKGSGVISPCSKFKQTVNQEEASTDLDESSEERSSDEVSLANVDGQQTITCNFKIGSLGRASQTTDSIRNSDAHVSACQTDMLVRLKEENCDLRQRLKEKVGLDAMNLLHQLQVERERRKSLETKLKEGEEKIRDVDKEHTALINMFVEERTRGEQEEDELREQLMAASSEIDRLLHMLRQLQDMKVLNRKVER